The Nakamurella antarctica genomic interval CCCGCGTTTTTGGGCTGGCTGGAATTTGAAGGCTGGTATCGGTCTCACCGACAGAGCAGCCTCGGGCAAGCATCGGCTCTCTAAGCAGACTCGTGAATCTGCAAGCATGCTGCTAGCATACTGCAACATGAAGACTTTGTATCTGAGAAATGTTCCCGAAGACGTGGTTCGCAGACTCCAGCAGCTCGCAGATCGGGACGGCACGTCACTCGGAGCGGTCGCGGTCCGAGAGCTGTCCGATGTATCTCGCCGCGCGGACAATCCCTCGTTGATGGCGCAGCTAGCCGACCTCGATGTCGACATTTCCGAGATCGTCGAGACCCTCGAGCAGGAACGCGCCGCTCGGTGATCGTCGTCGACGCCTCGGCAGCCCTGTCCGCGCTCCTGAACGCTGGACCTGCACGCGAGGCGCTGGCCACCGAGCAGCTACACGCGCCTCATCTGATCGATTCGGAAGTAGCGAGTGGACTTCGCAGACTGGTCGCGTCCAGAGGAATCGCCGCCGACGCAGGTTGGGCTGCGTTGGGCACCTGGGGCCGTCTAGGCGTTACCCGCTATCCGACTCACGGCCTTCTCGAACGCATCTGGGCACTGCGCGACAACCTCTCCGCCTACGACGCCGGCTACGTCGCGCTAGCCGAATCCCTCGGCTGTGCCCTCCTTACGGCCGATGGGCGGATCAGCCGTGCACCCGGTATTCGATGCCTGACCACGGTGGTGCCCCGATAGTCCATCCTCAATCGAGACCAAGCGCTCTCGATCAGCGAAGCTGCCGCGATCGCCGATCGCGACCGGTCAGCGTTCGGCAATCGGAACACCACGAACTCGAGCATCAGCATGGGTGTGGGCCAGATCGGTGCCGCAGGTTCCTCGCTATAGGATCGGGGATCTGGATGGCGATGTTTCCATTCTTCAGGGTGATTTTCTCGAAGCCCAAAACACACCGGGAATCGTCCAAGGTGTAATTGAGCAGATGCCAGTTTGCGGCACTAGTTAGACGGCCCGGCAGTGCTCTTTCTCCTGCTAGCGCCGATGTGTCGCGTCGCAACCTTCAGCTATGCCCGACAGGTAACTGAAAATCGGAGGTCGTGATTTTCGGTGGCCTGCATCAAGGTCGCCGAAGGCAAGGGCCGGCTCTGGGGAAGAAACTCCAGCTCAGCGCCGCCCACAAGACACACCTTGTCGGGCTTTCCCGGGGCGGGAGACTGGGACCAGCCACAGGGTTCATGACACCCTGAAAGCGTGATCGCTACACCACTCCCCCCCGACGAAGGCATCATCTCCCAGGACACCCTGACGCGGGTGGAGCAAGCTTCTGGCGCGATGGCAACCAGAGCCGTAGCGCTGATGGACGAACAACTGCCGTGGTTCCGCTCGTTGCCTGCTGATCAACGCTCGTGGGTCACCCTGGTAGCGCAGGCTGGCATCGCCGGGTACGTACCGTGGGCACGCACCTCGGACACCGACTTGCGGCTCACCGACACGGTTTTCGGCACCGCACCTCGCGATCTCTCGCGAGCGGTATCGCTCAGAAGGACGGTCGAGTTGGTGCGCATCGCCATCGACGTCGCCGAAGTCCACGTTCCCGCGCTCGGAGCGACGGAGAACGAAAAAGCCGCACT includes:
- a CDS encoding type II toxin-antitoxin system VapC family toxin, with the protein product MIVVDASAALSALLNAGPAREALATEQLHAPHLIDSEVASGLRRLVASRGIAADAGWAALGTWGRLGVTRYPTHGLLERIWALRDNLSAYDAGYVALAESLGCALLTADGRISRAPGIRCLTTVVPR